In Gopherus flavomarginatus isolate rGopFla2 chromosome 1, rGopFla2.mat.asm, whole genome shotgun sequence, a single genomic region encodes these proteins:
- the SLITRK5 gene encoding SLIT and NTRK-like protein 5, whose product MYACCSTVTLEQDSNKKMHIWMLQTIAVALTSLVLSWAESIEYYGEICDKACPCEEKDSILTVSCENRGIISLFEISPPRFPVYHLLLSGNLLNRLYPNQFVNYTGASILHLGSNDIQDIETGAFHGLRGLRRLHLNNNKLELLRDDTFLGLESLEYLQVDYNYISTIEPNAFSKLHLLQVLILNDNLLSSLPNNLFRFVPLTHLDLRGNRLKLLPYLGLLQHMDKVVELQLEENPWNCSCELIALKDWLDSISYSALVGDVVCETPFRLHGRDLDEVSKQELCPRRLISDYEMRPQTPLSTTGYFHTTPASVNSVATSSSAVYKSPLKPPKGTRQPNKTRVRPTSRLPSKDLGYSNYGPSIAYQTKSPVPLECPTACTCNLQISDLGLNVNCQERKIESISELQPKPYNPKKMYLTENYIALVRRVDFLDATGLDLLHLGNNRISVIQDRAFGDLTNLRRLYLNGNRIERLSPELFYGLQSLQYLFLQYNIIRDIEAGTFESVPNLQLLFLNNNLLRTLPASIFSGLTLYRLSLRSNHFSYLPVSGVLDQLKSLLQIDLHENPWDCTCDVVGMKLWLEQLNTGVLVDQVICESPKKFAQSDMRTIRSELLCPDYSDIIVSTPTPSSIQLPGGTTLFSSTVRLNSTGVAGGAAPSGGGGGPPSSSVPLSVLILSLLLVFIMSVFVAAGLFVLVMKRRKKGQGDPASANNSDVSSFNMQYSVYGSDHHHHPAPQPPRHPRGGGQALPKVKTPAGHVYEYIPHPLGHMCKNPIYRSREGNAGEDYKDLHELKVTYSNHHLQQGPPPPPPPPPPGEDEPLRSPTYSVSTIQPRDELLSPVQDADRFYRGILEPDKHSSSSLGTPGNNIPDYPKFPAAYTYTPNYDLMRPHQYLHPGAGDSRLRETVLYSPPSTVYVEPNRNEYLELKAKLNAEPDYLEVLEKQTTFSQF is encoded by the coding sequence ATGTATGCATGCTGCTCTACAGTAACTTTGGAACAGGACTCCAACAAAAAAATGCATATCTGGATGCTGCAGACGATAGCGGTTGCTTTAACATCGCTAGTCCTGTCGTGGGCAGAAAGCATCGAGTATTATGGGGAAATCTGCGATAAGGCGTGTCCTTGCGAGGAAAAGGACAGCATCTTAACGGTGAGCTGTGAAAACAGAGGGATCATCAGCCTTTTCGAGATCAGCCCACCAAGATTCCCTGTCTATCACCTCTTGTTATCTGGGAACCTTTTGAATAGACTCTACCCAAACCAGTTTGTTAATTACACTGGGGCTTCGATTTTGCATCTAGGGAGCAATGACATACAAGACATCGAAACGGGGGCCTTTCATGGCCTGCGGGGCTTAAGGAGGCTGCACCTGAACAATAACAAGCTGGAACTATTAAGGGATGACACTTTCCTTGGTCTGGAGAGTTTGGAGTATCTACAAGTCGATTATAATTACATCAGCACTATTGAACCCAATGCTTTCAGCAAACTGCATTTGCTGCAGGTGCTGATCCTCAATGATAACCTCCTCTCCAGTTTGCCCAACAACCTTTTCCGTTTTGTGCCCTTAACTCACCTGGACTTGAGGGGTAACCGGCTGAAGCTGCtgccctacctgggccttttgcAGCACATGGATAAAGTGGTGGagctgcagttggaggagaaCCCATGGAATTGCTCTTGCGAGTTGATCGCTCTGAAAGATTGGCTAGACAGTATCTCCTACTCGGCTCTGGTGGGGGATGTGGTTTGTGAAACCCCTTTCCGCTTGCACGGCCGAGACTTGGATGAAGTCTCCAAGCAGGAGCTTTGCCCTAGGAGACTCATCTCGGATTATGAAATGCGACCGCAGACACCTTTGAGCACCACAGGATATTTCCACACTACCCCGGCCTCGGTCAACTCCGTGGCCACTTCTTCCTCGGCTGTTTACAAATCCCCCTTGAAGCCCCCTAAAGGGACCCGTCAACCAAACAAGACCAGGGTGCGTCCCACCTCCCGCCTGCCCTCCAAAGACCTGGGATACAGCAATTACGGCCCCAGCATAGCCTACCAGACCAAATCCCCGGTGCCTTTGGAGTGTCCCACCGCCTGCACTTGCAACCTGCAGATCTCCGACCTGGGCCTCAATGTCAATTGCCAGGAGAGGAAGATCGAAAGTATCTCCGAACTACAGCCCAAACCCTACAACCCCAAGAAGATGTATCTGACCGAGAACTACATCGCCCTGGTCCGCAGGGTGGATTTCCTCGACGCCACCGGGCTGGATTTGTTGCACCTGGGCAACAACCGGATCTCGGTCATTCAGGACCGGGCCTTTGGGGATCTAACTAATTTGAGAAGACTCTATCTGAACGGGAACCGGATCGAGCGGCTGAGCCCGGAGCTGTTCTACGGGCTGCAGAGCCTGCAGTACCTCTTCCTGCAGTACAACATCATCCGGGACATCGAGGCGGGAACCTTTGAGTCAGTCCCAAACCTCCAGCTCTTGTTTTTGAACAACAACCTGCTGAGAACTTTGCCCGCCAGCATTTTTTCCGGCCTGACTCTCTACAGGCTGAGCCTGAGGAGCAACCACTTCTCCTACCTGCCTGTGAGCGGGGTGCTGGACCAGCTGAAATCCCTGCTACAGATCGACCTGCACGAGAACCCCTGGGATTGCACTTGCGATGTGGTGGGCATGAAGCTGTGGCTGGAGCAGCTCAACACCGGGGTGCTGGTGGACCAGGTCATCTGTGAGTCCCCCAAGAAGTTCGCCCAGAGCGACATGCGGACCATCAGGTCGGAGCTGCTGTGCCCGGACTACTCCGACATCATCGTctccacccctaccccctcctccaTCCAGCTGCCGGGCGGGACCACCCTTTTCTCCTCCACCGTGCGGCTCAACAGCACGGGCGTGGCGGGGGGCGCGGCGCCCTCGGGCGGCGGGGGCGGACCCCCCTCGTCGTCGGTGCCGCTATCGGTGCTGATCCTGAGCCTGCTGCTGGTGTTCATCATGTCGGTGTTCGTGGCGGCGGGGCTCTTCGTGCTGGTGATGAAGCGCCGGAAGAAGGGCCAGGGCGACCCGGCCAGCGCCAACAACTCCGACGTGAGCTCCTTCAACATGCAGTACAGCGTCTACGGCAgcgaccaccaccaccacccggcGCCGCAGCCGCCCCGCCACCCCCGCGGCGGCGGCCAGGCCCTGCCCAAAGTGAAGACCCCCGCTGGCCACGTGTACGAGTACATCCCGCACCCGCTGGGCCACATGTGCAAGAACCCCATCTACCGCTCCCGGGAGGGCAACGCGGGCGAGGATTACAAAGACCTGCACGAGCTCAAGGTCACCTACAGCAACCATCACTTGCAGCAAGGGCCGCCGCCCCCGCCGCCCCCGCCGCCCCCGGGGGAGGACGAGCCCCTGCGGAGCCCCACTTACAGCGTCAGCACCATCCAGCCCCGGGATGAGCTGCTGTCCCCGGTGCAAGACGCCGATCGCTTTTACCGGGGCATTTTGGAGCCCgacaaacactcctcctcctcgcTGGGCACCCCCGGCAATAATATCCCCGATTACCCCAAGTTCCCCGCCGCCTACACCTACACCCCCAACTATGACCTTATGCGGCCCCATCAGTACTTGCACCCCGGGGCGGGGGACAGCAGGCTCCGGGAGACGGTGCTCTACAGCCCCCCGAGTACTGTCTATGTAGAGCCCAACAGGAACGAGTATCTGGAGTTAAAAGCAAAACTAAACGCAGAGCCGGACTACCTCGAAGTGCTGGAAAAACAGACCACATTCAGCCAGTTCTGA